Proteins from a genomic interval of Candidatus Babela massiliensis:
- a CDS encoding eIF2A-related protein → MKNNMLNIAIFMFLSLMTHIFYGNFIISYKQGGTYLYDSSGEEIKCLSSFIKADKIKWSKDRSHSIVSFEPGAVCLYDFNGNEIKCISHLTKAQKIKWAPDGKSFLIFYPLWGVYLYDINGNEIQHISASTADKIKWSCDSKAFVIYYSSIKYVLTPGIYLYDCKGKEINRISYNRVEKIKSIDDGFVISYIDGGVDFIKKEKRTLANIHSADYIE, encoded by the coding sequence ATGAAAAATAATATGTTAAATATTGCTATTTTCATGTTTTTAAGTTTAATGACTCACATATTTTATGGAAATTTTATTATTTCTTATAAGCAAGGCGGAACCTATTTATACGATAGTAGCGGAGAGGAAATTAAATGTTTGTCTTCATTTATTAAAGCAGATAAAATTAAATGGTCTAAAGACAGAAGCCATAGTATTGTATCCTTTGAGCCAGGAGCAGTTTGTTTGTATGACTTTAATGGTAATGAAATTAAATGTATTTCTCATTTAACAAAGGCTCAAAAAATAAAATGGGCTCCTGATGGCAAGAGCTTTCTAATATTTTATCCATTATGGGGTGTTTATTTATATGATATTAATGGAAATGAAATACAGCATATCTCTGCTTCTACAGCTGATAAAATAAAATGGTCATGTGATTCAAAAGCTTTTGTTATATACTATTCATCTATAAAATATGTTTTAACTCCAGGAATTTATTTATACGATTGTAAAGGAAAAGAAATAAATCGAATATCTTATAATAGAGTAGAAAAAATTAAGTCAATTGATGATGGTTTTGTAATTTCTTATATAGATGGTGGAGTAGATTTTATAAAAAAAGAGAAGCGTACTTTAGCTAATATACATAGTGCTGATTATATAGAGTGA
- a CDS encoding glutamine synthetase family protein — protein sequence MKKYILYLSFCSLIFINIINTLEQDFFKNILQNKKSLKHKNLISKNQKNETVESILEKLEQEDTQFVSFTFVNLFGDLKEIIVPFDKAKSAFINGLTFDSSSIPGYFSTEESDMILKPDLSTLRFLPWTSDLHKTAWVICDIYKDRNTLYESDSRYILKKAIKELNLINCKCNIGVELEFFLYKNSEPLDNKKYIDPDEIYSRQQENHIIIHTLKGMGVDVEKFHHEVAPGQYEFSIKYDNALEIADQVIISKYALKVLANQLGYQVIFLPKPIYGKNGSAMHIHYSIYDNLENKNAFYSCDNDYNFSDLGKKFLAGNLSYIKEFSAILNPLINSYKRLVPDFEAPVYICWGLKNRSALFRLPLMHDEPDKAMRIEIRSPDVNCNPYLAFSAIIKTGLKGIKEDLILNKPITQNLFKLDVSKIRDMNIKVLPKNLSQALDVMQDSQMVKDLLTPKGFEEYIKVKRQECANFNSAVTNWELN from the coding sequence ATGAAAAAGTATATTTTATATCTATCATTTTGCTCATTAATTTTTATAAATATTATAAATACACTTGAGCAGGATTTTTTTAAAAATATTTTGCAGAATAAAAAATCTTTAAAACATAAAAACTTAATTTCTAAGAATCAAAAAAATGAAACTGTAGAAAGTATATTAGAAAAATTAGAGCAAGAAGATACACAATTTGTCTCATTTACTTTTGTTAATTTGTTTGGAGACTTGAAGGAAATTATAGTACCTTTTGATAAGGCAAAAAGTGCTTTTATCAATGGTTTAACATTTGATAGTTCTTCAATCCCAGGTTATTTTTCAACAGAAGAAAGTGATATGATTTTAAAACCTGATTTAAGTACTTTAAGATTTTTGCCATGGACTTCGGATCTTCATAAGACAGCTTGGGTTATATGTGATATTTATAAAGATCGAAATACTTTATATGAATCAGACTCTCGATATATCTTAAAAAAAGCTATAAAAGAACTAAATCTGATTAACTGTAAGTGTAATATTGGTGTTGAATTAGAATTCTTTTTATACAAAAATTCTGAGCCACTTGATAATAAAAAATATATAGATCCTGATGAAATATATTCAAGACAGCAAGAAAATCATATTATAATTCATACCCTTAAGGGCATGGGCGTAGATGTTGAAAAATTTCATCATGAAGTAGCTCCTGGTCAATATGAATTTAGTATAAAGTATGATAATGCACTTGAAATTGCAGATCAAGTCATTATTTCTAAATATGCCCTTAAAGTTCTTGCCAATCAATTAGGATATCAAGTAATTTTTTTACCTAAACCAATTTATGGTAAAAATGGTAGTGCTATGCATATACATTATAGTATTTATGATAATCTTGAAAATAAAAATGCTTTTTATTCTTGTGACAATGATTATAATTTCTCCGATTTAGGTAAGAAATTTTTGGCCGGTAATTTATCTTATATAAAAGAATTTAGTGCTATATTAAATCCATTAATTAATTCTTATAAGCGCTTAGTGCCTGATTTTGAGGCTCCTGTTTATATTTGTTGGGGACTTAAAAATAGATCTGCATTGTTTAGATTACCTTTAATGCACGATGAACCTGATAAAGCAATGAGAATTGAAATTAGAAGTCCCGATGTTAATTGTAATCCTTATTTAGCTTTTTCAGCGATTATTAAGACAGGCTTAAAGGGTATTAAAGAAGATTTAATTTTAAATAAACCTATTACTCAAAATTTATTTAAATTAGATGTAAGTAAAATACGAGACATGAATATTAAGGTTTTGCCTAAAAATTTATCTCAAGCTTTAGATGTTATGCAAGATAGTCAAATGGTAAAAGATTTATTAACACCTAAAGGGTTTGAGGAATATATTAAAGTCAAACGGCAAGAGTGCGCTAACTTCAATAGTGCAGTTACTAATTGGGAATTAAATTAA
- a CDS encoding heavy-metal-associated domain-containing protein, whose translation MKKFYFVLLVFLLPSCRQISLKKNNLELLNEEKIAYIKVKGIECEFCAQSALEALSKIDGVIQAQFEKNNFIHINKYFENKRIELIYLPDKVIDQDIISEALSIEGFQLDSIS comes from the coding sequence GTGAAAAAATTTTATTTTGTTTTGCTAGTTTTTTTATTACCGTCTTGTCGGCAAATATCATTAAAAAAGAACAACTTAGAATTACTAAATGAAGAGAAAATAGCATACATTAAAGTCAAAGGCATAGAATGCGAATTTTGTGCTCAATCTGCTCTTGAAGCACTTAGTAAAATAGATGGGGTCATTCAAGCACAATTTGAAAAAAATAATTTTATTCATATAAATAAATACTTTGAAAATAAAAGAATAGAATTAATTTACTTACCTGATAAAGTTATAGATCAAGATATAATTAGTGAGGCTTTAAGTATCGAAGGCTTTCAATTAGATTCTATCTCTTAG
- a CDS encoding ankyrin repeat domain-containing protein, whose translation MNIDMDTNSEQLNLLSYPDEITLNILDLTIKDIFEANKDNTIELFQELVSFLGKISNTNQRFLNIAKSNDLNKIILKYLIDYNINVNFCNKNGISLLHWIAGKNFITLCQILLSHPDIEINIKIKSDINNKTPLILAIEHKHNEIAKLIIQHNKTNINEQGNWGETALSTAILYHNNEIAKLLINDKRVDVNTKDFLGDNNTLLQTISRGNLEIFKILIDQPDIDINMQSSTGTTPLILACYYGLIDFVKLLVVKTIININAKDLNGNTALIYPTIFNCEEIVILLLEHGADPTIANKNGSSPQELAKKLSHSNLIKLFAKKPTTKDLDHEQGNCTIS comes from the coding sequence ATGAATATTGACATGGATACTAATTCTGAACAGCTTAATTTATTAAGTTATCCAGATGAAATCACTTTAAACATATTAGATTTAACAATAAAAGATATATTTGAAGCAAATAAAGATAATACTATTGAACTCTTTCAAGAATTGGTTTCTTTTTTGGGAAAAATTTCAAATACTAATCAAAGGTTTCTAAATATAGCAAAATCAAATGATTTAAATAAAATAATACTTAAGTATCTTATTGATTATAATATTAACGTAAATTTTTGTAATAAAAATGGTATAAGCCTATTACATTGGATAGCAGGTAAGAATTTTATAACATTATGCCAAATTTTATTATCTCATCCTGATATTGAAATTAATATCAAAATCAAAAGCGATATCAATAACAAAACTCCATTAATATTGGCAATAGAACATAAGCATAATGAAATAGCTAAATTAATCATACAACACAATAAAACTAATATTAATGAACAAGGAAACTGGGGAGAGACAGCCTTAAGTACAGCTATTCTTTATCACAATAACGAAATAGCAAAACTTTTGATCAACGACAAAAGAGTTGATGTTAATACAAAAGATTTTTTAGGAGATAACAATACATTATTACAAACAATCAGTAGAGGAAACCTAGAGATATTTAAAATTTTGATAGACCAACCTGATATTGATATTAATATGCAATCTAGCACTGGAACGACTCCACTGATATTAGCTTGTTATTACGGACTAATAGATTTTGTTAAATTACTTGTAGTTAAAACTATAATTAACATAAACGCTAAAGATCTAAATGGAAATACTGCTTTAATATATCCTACAATATTTAATTGTGAAGAAATAGTTATTTTACTACTAGAACATGGCGCAGATCCAACTATAGCAAATAAAAATGGATCTTCTCCACAAGAATTAGCTAAAAAACTAAGTCATTCAAACTTAATAAAGTTATTCGCAAAAAAACCAACCACTAAAGATTTAGATCATGAACAAGGAAATTGTACAATCTCTTAG
- a CDS encoding ankyrin repeat domain-containing protein, producing the protein MKNKITTFSLIIIYSFIYLNNKTLWSMQKQKDYECTLDLSNTIMLNYFDKLIKIKIKESRSNIFYLIHSLAEILDIDSSAHLNQQYKSCSFKFGDINKILSKYFKYYKIDVNTQNKTGDSPLIQAINLNYKNISKFLIKYPKTNINLKNNDKQNALMIAAEQPNRIKAIKYIIKYRNNNIDINDKNKYKRTALMIAASNNNAEALTLILSHPYTNINLKDQDGFTALFLASHLGLYNIVEMLLEQKEIDADLTDNQGDTAETIVIKSYNISCIVKNKTLINIYNNLINLFQEHKIRKCLT; encoded by the coding sequence ATGAAAAATAAAATCACAACCTTTAGTTTGATAATCATCTATAGCTTTATTTATTTAAATAACAAAACTCTTTGGTCTATGCAAAAACAAAAAGATTATGAGTGTACTTTAGATTTATCAAATACCATTATGCTAAATTATTTTGATAAATTGATAAAAATTAAGATCAAAGAAAGCAGAAGTAATATATTTTATTTAATACATTCTTTGGCAGAAATTTTAGACATCGATAGCAGTGCACACTTAAACCAACAGTATAAATCATGTAGCTTTAAATTTGGGGACATAAATAAAATTTTATCAAAGTATTTTAAATACTATAAAATAGATGTCAATACTCAAAATAAAACTGGTGACAGCCCTTTAATACAAGCAATAAATTTGAACTACAAAAATATAAGTAAATTTCTTATTAAATATCCAAAAACTAATATAAATCTTAAAAACAATGATAAACAAAATGCTTTAATGATCGCTGCTGAACAACCAAATAGAATAAAAGCTATTAAATATATAATCAAATATAGAAATAACAATATCGATATTAATGATAAAAATAAATATAAAAGAACCGCTTTAATGATAGCTGCGAGTAATAATAATGCAGAAGCTTTGACCTTGATTTTATCACATCCCTATACAAATATTAATTTGAAAGATCAAGACGGATTTACAGCCCTATTTTTAGCATCACATTTAGGATTATATAATATAGTTGAAATGCTTCTTGAACAAAAAGAAATTGATGCTGATTTAACTGATAATCAAGGAGATACCGCAGAGACTATAGTCATAAAATCTTATAATATAAGTTGTATAGTAAAAAACAAAACTTTAATAAATATTTATAACAATCTAATTAACTTATTCCAAGAACATAAAATAAGAAAGTGCTTAACATGA
- the pilO gene encoding type 4a pilus biogenesis protein PilO has protein sequence MIFLKKHWSITLLLLIFTLAFWYFFVYCYISSQIINYKVRIRRLEKIKSKSFQAQQDCVNLEKRLKDLELSITQNSSKQKSFYNKLSRIIRCIINNNLTLKQCFPDKKTKSNWYYKSSFKLNINGYYLDIYRFFNCLSKIDCFIEITQCTIKRVNQKLECILTLNFIEII, from the coding sequence ATGATATTTTTAAAAAAACATTGGTCGATAACTTTACTGTTATTAATATTTACGCTTGCATTTTGGTATTTTTTTGTATACTGTTACATTTCAAGCCAAATAATTAATTATAAAGTCAGAATAAGAAGATTAGAAAAAATAAAATCTAAATCGTTCCAAGCTCAACAAGACTGCGTCAATCTCGAAAAAAGATTAAAAGATCTAGAATTAAGCATAACTCAAAATTCCTCAAAACAGAAAAGTTTTTATAATAAACTCTCTCGAATTATTCGATGTATTATTAATAATAATCTAACTTTAAAACAATGTTTTCCCGATAAAAAAACAAAATCAAATTGGTATTATAAATCATCATTTAAGTTAAATATAAATGGTTATTATCTAGATATATATAGATTCTTTAACTGTTTATCAAAAATAGATTGCTTTATAGAAATTACACAGTGTACTATAAAAAGAGTTAACCAAAAACTTGAGTGTATTCTGACTCTCAATTTTATAGAAATTATTTAA
- a CDS encoding DUF378 domain-containing protein, whose product MKFVNILTFVLTVLGAINWGLYAFDYNLVHMLFGAWPYVEKAIYILVGVSGLYQLIDRFS is encoded by the coding sequence ATGAAATTTGTAAATATTTTAACTTTTGTTTTAACTGTATTGGGTGCCATTAACTGGGGATTATATGCTTTTGATTATAATCTTGTACATATGTTATTTGGTGCATGGCCTTATGTTGAAAAAGCAATTTATATATTAGTCGGTGTTTCTGGCTTATATCAGTTAATAGATCGCTTTTCTTAA
- a CDS encoding GIY-YIG nuclease family protein, whose product MEFSINQSIKNIPQVSGIYLFKDKNDKIIYIGKAKNLRKRISSYFKKREDNIKVQELIKEYNIIDHIITNTETEALLLEAQLIQKFKPKYNTLLKSGTPFKYLEIINDKLEGLPKLVLSNKQTKNSMSFGPFLFKGKIRSVYDYLTKTFKLSLCNKRIQNGCLDYHLGICAGNCKSEFDIDSYKIRMKLVKELLRDDLNSCHEILVSEIKKYNKDLEFEKSKHLNNYLKNLDFISQTLKAKFSEDKYKEQIIIKTTPKNQMDDNINAIKELRKILEIDKNPINIDCFDISHFQGSYIVGSCIRFTYGVPDKNNFRRFKIKSLTDQNDYAALQEIVQRRYKDLKNVPDLILIDGGKGQLNAVKDLINNVKFISLAKREETLFSDNLPLGLKLDLKKDYARLLISLRDYAHHFAVSYHKELRSKNFIKDLA is encoded by the coding sequence ATGGAGTTTAGCATTAATCAAAGTATAAAAAATATTCCCCAAGTATCTGGTATATATTTATTTAAAGATAAGAATGACAAAATAATTTATATAGGTAAGGCCAAAAACTTACGCAAGCGAATATCATCTTATTTTAAAAAACGGGAAGATAATATCAAAGTTCAAGAATTAATAAAAGAATATAATATAATAGATCATATTATTACAAATACTGAAACAGAAGCACTACTTTTAGAAGCTCAATTAATTCAAAAATTTAAACCTAAGTATAATACTTTATTAAAATCAGGTACTCCATTTAAGTATTTAGAGATAATAAACGATAAATTAGAGGGATTGCCTAAGTTAGTTTTAAGCAATAAGCAAACTAAGAACTCTATGTCTTTTGGGCCTTTTTTATTTAAGGGTAAAATTAGATCGGTTTATGACTATTTAACTAAAACTTTTAAATTAAGTTTATGTAATAAAAGAATACAAAATGGTTGTTTAGATTATCATTTGGGTATATGTGCTGGGAACTGTAAATCTGAATTTGATATTGACTCTTATAAAATTAGAATGAAATTAGTAAAAGAACTTTTAAGAGATGATCTTAATTCTTGCCATGAAATATTGGTCTCTGAGATTAAAAAGTATAATAAAGATTTAGAATTTGAGAAATCGAAACATTTAAATAATTATCTTAAAAATTTAGACTTTATATCTCAGACTTTAAAGGCTAAATTTTCAGAAGATAAATATAAAGAGCAGATAATTATTAAAACTACTCCAAAAAATCAAATGGATGATAATATTAATGCGATAAAAGAGCTCAGAAAAATTCTTGAGATCGATAAAAATCCAATTAATATAGATTGTTTTGATATATCTCATTTTCAAGGTAGTTATATAGTAGGTTCCTGTATCAGATTTACTTACGGAGTACCTGATAAAAATAATTTTAGAAGATTTAAAATAAAAAGTTTAACTGATCAAAATGATTATGCTGCTTTACAGGAAATTGTCCAAAGGCGATATAAAGATCTGAAAAATGTCCCTGATTTAATTTTAATTGATGGGGGCAAAGGGCAATTAAACGCTGTTAAAGATTTGATTAACAATGTTAAATTTATCAGTTTAGCAAAGCGCGAAGAAACATTATTTTCTGATAATTTGCCTTTAGGTTTAAAATTGGATCTAAAAAAAGATTATGCCAGATTATTAATTTCTTTGAGAGATTATGCCCACCATTTTGCAGTTAGTTATCATAAAGAACTGAGATCTAAAAATTTTATAAAAGATTTAGCTTGA
- a CDS encoding ABC transporter ATP-binding protein, with protein sequence MINIIDLKKKFNSTWVTDGINLTIPEGKITCIIGRSGEGKSVLLKQIIGLIKPTSGQILIDNTDITKLDEKEMEPIFKKCGYVFQFAALLDSLNIFENVGLTLLEHGSNEDEVLSIVKEKLALVNLGQEILYKYPSELSGGMRKRVGIARTLITNPKIILYDEPTTGLDPITSKVVHELMYNMQKQLNVTSVVISHDIEIFNYVDYIALLHLGKIRYFGPASTIWQSDNPYIYQFIRGLTEGPIQPDLGLKSS encoded by the coding sequence ATGATAAATATTATAGATCTTAAGAAAAAGTTTAATAGTACTTGGGTAACTGACGGAATTAATTTAACTATTCCAGAAGGCAAAATAACATGTATTATAGGCAGATCAGGAGAAGGAAAATCGGTTCTTTTAAAACAAATCATAGGCCTTATAAAACCTACCTCAGGTCAAATTTTAATAGATAATACAGATATTACCAAGCTTGATGAAAAAGAAATGGAACCTATATTCAAAAAGTGTGGTTATGTATTTCAATTTGCAGCACTACTTGATTCTCTTAATATCTTTGAAAATGTAGGCCTAACCTTACTAGAGCATGGATCAAATGAAGATGAAGTTCTTTCAATTGTCAAAGAAAAATTAGCTCTTGTTAATTTAGGACAAGAAATTTTATATAAATATCCTTCAGAACTCTCTGGCGGAATGCGTAAAAGAGTTGGAATAGCAAGAACCTTAATAACAAATCCTAAAATAATTCTTTATGATGAACCAACTACTGGTTTAGATCCTATAACATCTAAAGTTGTTCATGAACTTATGTATAATATGCAAAAACAACTTAACGTTACTTCTGTTGTAATATCACATGATATAGAGATATTTAATTATGTAGATTATATAGCATTATTGCATTTAGGCAAAATTAGATACTTTGGTCCTGCAAGCACTATATGGCAATCTGATAATCCTTATATTTATCAATTTATAAGAGGACTAACAGAAGGACCTATTCAACCAGATTTAGGTCTTAAGTCAAGCTAA
- a CDS encoding MlaE family ABC transporter permease, whose amino-acid sequence MLINLVGVVGIYFLKICNDVLTFILFLLKSIKVFFSKRLKIKQIIIQIQQVGVESFTIVFLTGFSSGFALALQSFMGLNKFGGEELIGLVVALGMTRELAPVLTGIMVTGRAGSAMAAEIGTMKITEQIDALKTLCIDPHQYLIIPRVIATTVALPLLTSISMLCGIVGGYIYSTFIVELNPEIYLSTIEMHLDIWDIIGGMIKASVFGLILSLISTYMGLHTKGGAQGVGAATTKSVVVGSILILIANYFLSLLLFQST is encoded by the coding sequence ATGCTTATTAATTTAGTTGGCGTTGTAGGAATATATTTTTTAAAGATATGTAACGATGTCCTTACATTTATACTTTTTTTATTAAAATCTATAAAAGTATTTTTTTCAAAACGACTAAAGATAAAACAGATTATTATACAGATTCAACAAGTAGGAGTTGAATCTTTTACAATAGTGTTTTTAACTGGATTCTCTTCAGGATTTGCTCTTGCTTTGCAGTCTTTTATGGGACTTAACAAGTTTGGAGGAGAAGAACTAATTGGCTTAGTTGTTGCACTAGGTATGACCAGAGAATTAGCTCCTGTTCTTACTGGCATAATGGTTACAGGTAGAGCAGGATCTGCTATGGCTGCTGAAATTGGTACCATGAAAATTACTGAACAGATCGATGCTCTAAAAACTTTATGCATCGATCCGCATCAATATTTAATTATACCAAGAGTTATAGCAACTACCGTAGCTCTGCCACTATTGACTTCTATTTCTATGTTATGCGGAATAGTTGGAGGATATATATATAGCACCTTTATAGTAGAATTAAATCCTGAAATATACCTTTCAACTATTGAGATGCATTTAGATATTTGGGATATAATAGGAGGTATGATAAAAGCTTCTGTTTTTGGACTCATTTTGTCATTGATAAGTACTTATATGGGACTTCATACAAAGGGAGGAGCACAAGGAGTAGGCGCGGCTACCACTAAAAGTGTAGTTGTTGGATCGATTCTTATACTAATTGCTAACTACTTTCTTAGCTTACTTTTATTTCAATCAACTTAA
- the secG gene encoding preprotein translocase subunit SecG — protein MIYGLLITLFVLVCFFLVLIILVQKGKSSMGIGAMGGGSQLLFGGSGGQNLFQKTTWTLGTLFMVGSLLITLIKKPSSNLLSNLEKTTTVQAQKDIKEQAANTK, from the coding sequence ATGATTTATGGATTACTTATAACTTTATTCGTTTTAGTTTGCTTCTTTCTGGTACTAATAATATTAGTTCAAAAGGGTAAAAGCAGCATGGGAATAGGAGCAATGGGTGGTGGATCACAACTTTTATTTGGTGGATCCGGTGGGCAAAATCTTTTTCAAAAAACCACCTGGACTTTAGGTACACTTTTTATGGTTGGATCACTTTTGATTACCTTAATTAAGAAGCCTTCGTCAAATTTATTATCAAATTTGGAGAAAACCACCACAGTACAAGCACAAAAAGACATTAAAGAACAAGCTGCAAATACCAAATAA
- the tpiA gene encoding triose-phosphate isomerase — translation MIKIFVANWKMQKSYSQTIKWCIKNNKELAELSHRKNIIICPSFESIAKVQTLLNKNINIGAQDCSAFEKGAYTGQVSAISLREIGINYCLIGHSETKINITNTDNLNNSISEKYFLLIKNNIKPIICIGETQEEREKNITYDILKHQIDMIINKIKKEEIKINELIIAYEPIWAIGTGKVPKPEELNNTLIGIKKYINSILSDIELTILYGGSINLDNIEEFKNMGILNGFLLGNSSLDFQLFKKIVLLSISA, via the coding sequence ATGATAAAAATCTTCGTCGCAAATTGGAAAATGCAAAAATCCTATAGTCAAACTATCAAGTGGTGCATAAAAAATAATAAAGAATTAGCAGAGCTGTCACATAGAAAAAATATAATTATATGCCCATCTTTTGAGTCTATAGCTAAAGTACAAACTCTACTTAATAAAAATATAAATATAGGTGCTCAAGATTGTTCAGCTTTTGAAAAAGGCGCCTACACAGGACAGGTGTCAGCCATATCTTTAAGAGAAATTGGTATTAATTATTGCTTAATAGGTCACAGTGAAACCAAAATCAATATTACTAATACTGATAATTTAAATAATTCTATATCTGAAAAATATTTCTTACTTATAAAAAATAATATTAAACCGATCATATGTATCGGTGAAACTCAAGAAGAACGAGAAAAAAATATTACTTATGATATACTCAAACATCAAATAGACATGATAATTAATAAAATAAAAAAAGAAGAAATTAAAATAAATGAATTAATTATCGCTTATGAACCCATTTGGGCTATTGGAACAGGAAAAGTTCCTAAACCAGAAGAGTTAAATAATACTCTAATCGGGATAAAAAAATATATAAACTCTATTTTATCAGATATAGAATTAACAATCTTATATGGAGGAAGCATAAATTTAGATAACATTGAAGAATTTAAAAATATGGGAATTCTTAATGGATTTTTACTAGGAAATTCTAGCCTTGATTTTCAATTGTTTAAAAAAATTGTATTATTATCTATAAGCGCATAA
- a CDS encoding DnaJ domain-containing protein has product MRNKYIFLLAFIFLINNMLAMKTSGPTLISRYLSGNITSDKFYEISELRPWEVLGISPQARPNIIKKSYQKLVRAYHPDKNSETKANDIFKAVQNAYERLTGTEKKFIPEESAKSAPNFDILREDVRKNQKQYQSESKNKDQKIYNQDLLFNIHVNIIWDSFNVLNEINKIRVLGSFNEKSILNAANVDGILHSSSPMFIKAKINIFLDYINNMPTQNIYVQYARAMSLIYPFVDIYFLKKDREISKEAERISKYNKETGRNLSKTKFVQYSWLLFNKIAPYMAFALSRKNNENVGFIDTFKNTKKLTLSSYERFEVVKGMAHVSEILRKLYRYIIEYGDYKKFNFDVNK; this is encoded by the coding sequence ATGAGAAATAAATATATCTTTTTATTAGCTTTTATCTTCTTGATAAATAATATGCTTGCAATGAAAACTAGTGGACCTACTTTAATTTCTAGATATTTGTCAGGCAATATAACAAGTGATAAGTTTTATGAAATATCAGAACTTCGACCATGGGAAGTATTAGGTATTTCTCCTCAAGCTAGACCCAATATAATTAAAAAATCTTATCAAAAATTAGTACGTGCTTATCATCCTGATAAAAATTCTGAGACTAAAGCTAATGACATATTTAAAGCAGTGCAAAATGCTTATGAAAGATTAACAGGTACTGAAAAAAAATTTATTCCAGAGGAATCTGCTAAAAGTGCACCAAACTTTGATATTTTAAGAGAAGATGTTAGAAAGAATCAAAAACAATATCAAAGTGAAAGTAAAAATAAAGATCAAAAAATATATAATCAGGATTTACTTTTTAATATTCATGTTAATATTATTTGGGATTCTTTTAATGTTTTAAACGAAATAAATAAGATTAGAGTTTTAGGTAGTTTTAATGAAAAAAGTATATTAAATGCTGCTAATGTAGATGGTATTTTACATTCATCTTCTCCCATGTTTATTAAAGCAAAGATAAATATATTTTTGGATTATATAAATAATATGCCTACTCAAAATATATATGTTCAATATGCTAGAGCTATGAGTTTAATTTATCCATTTGTTGATATATATTTTCTTAAAAAAGATAGAGAAATTTCAAAAGAAGCAGAAAGAATATCTAAATATAATAAAGAAACAGGTAGAAATTTATCAAAGACAAAATTTGTTCAATATAGTTGGTTATTATTTAATAAAATAGCTCCCTACATGGCTTTTGCTTTATCAAGGAAAAATAATGAAAATGTTGGTTTTATTGATACATTTAAGAATACGAAAAAATTAACATTAAGTTCTTATGAAAGATTTGAAGTGGTAAAAGGGATGGCTCATGTTTCTGAAATTTTAAGAAAGTTGTACAGATATATAATTGAATATGGTGATTATAAGAAGTTTAATTTTGACGTTAATAAATAA